In Cystobacter ferrugineus, the following are encoded in one genomic region:
- a CDS encoding DUF2293 domain-containing protein: MSDSLTVSPTSDPRRVRAADGSVLTVPAGWALLPPGDAGLTRRVKAAGPSWTVVEKKGRKIFSRGVWAPEAHITAAQAALEAERATPAYARRREADVRRREREQAEYEVDFANAVLRFLAFAPSFMPQAKLLAVAVSAHATPVGSGTVARTERIPIERRAEAAVIAWMRHQTTAYDNLSIARVKGARREVRRELAEVSRAVLDLHRREGGHPVAACPLCKALARLGPGQSS, translated from the coding sequence ATGAGCGACTCCCTGACCGTGTCCCCCACGAGCGACCCGCGCCGCGTGCGCGCGGCCGATGGCTCCGTCCTCACCGTGCCCGCTGGTTGGGCCCTGCTGCCCCCTGGCGACGCGGGCCTCACGCGCCGGGTGAAGGCCGCCGGCCCGAGCTGGACGGTGGTGGAGAAGAAGGGCCGCAAGATTTTCTCCCGTGGTGTCTGGGCACCCGAGGCCCACATCACCGCCGCGCAGGCGGCCCTGGAGGCCGAGCGCGCCACCCCCGCCTATGCCCGCCGCCGCGAGGCCGACGTGCGCCGCCGTGAGCGCGAGCAGGCCGAGTACGAGGTGGACTTCGCCAACGCGGTGCTGCGCTTCCTCGCCTTCGCGCCCTCCTTCATGCCCCAGGCGAAGCTGCTGGCGGTGGCGGTGTCCGCGCATGCCACGCCCGTGGGCAGCGGCACCGTGGCGCGCACCGAGCGCATCCCCATCGAGCGGCGCGCCGAGGCGGCCGTCATCGCGTGGATGCGCCACCAGACGACGGCCTACGACAACCTCTCCATCGCCCGGGTGAAGGGGGCGCGGCGCGAGGTGCGCCGGGAACTCGCCGAGGTGTCACGCGCGGTGTTGGACCTGCATCGCCGCGAGGGCGGCCATCCCGTGGCCGCGTGCCCGCTGTGCAAGGCCCTCGCGCGGCTCGGCCCCGGTCAGTCCTCATAG
- a CDS encoding serine/threonine protein kinase has product MNERDTPDLPPGTNVNGAIIEELVERGGYGTVYRARDKLTGTLFALKFVPLYRARQWAEREGILAMSFQHKNLVQQVGFSYWPPALPEFFCLKMLYVEGRPLDVWAWEENPDTWVVVGKLVGVARGLAVAHDRHVVHRDVKEANIVVRDEDGEPVLLDFGAARREGQTTLTEGLFPPGTPHYRSPEAWRFGLEHWNDRRVTYRPGKADDQYALGVVLYRLLTRRFPFEVAWEDEASVKAVIHQEPLPPHIVNPNVPWVVSDVCMKLLEKTPEKRYPSVLELVKELSHLMARADASWQVPLHDGPRGARRGRRAAAAREKPEAAVPPVEPTPATPTPATVAHVPVQAMALQALRRAAVWMAVLVGVALTGWWLARRWTPESPSVASSASSPTWKALPGQEVAPPWPPPEIERAAAPPPAKQTPAVVASLVTRPKDDALKKQQAPRPPGDKQQKGLLSPLAKWCVGAAAAANTACPGAQVRPAPEGEPCPAGAVETMTETLGIGIGDTGLVDLIREDSKFITVREGVTSARLLIGGSLEGLPGPHWKLPKETILSGKLHFGDGRAYFRFTEARTPTGDTFKVCLEAGAEGRSGVPVKPDGGPETAKVFSSMGVEAVRRFE; this is encoded by the coding sequence ATGAACGAGCGGGACACGCCGGACCTGCCGCCCGGCACGAACGTCAACGGCGCGATCATCGAAGAGCTGGTGGAGCGTGGGGGCTACGGCACCGTGTACCGGGCACGGGACAAGCTGACTGGCACCCTGTTCGCCCTCAAGTTCGTCCCGCTCTACCGAGCCAGGCAGTGGGCCGAGCGCGAGGGCATCCTCGCCATGTCCTTCCAGCACAAGAACCTCGTGCAGCAGGTGGGCTTCAGCTACTGGCCGCCCGCGCTGCCCGAGTTCTTCTGCTTGAAGATGCTGTACGTCGAGGGCCGCCCGCTCGACGTGTGGGCCTGGGAGGAGAACCCCGATACGTGGGTCGTGGTGGGCAAGCTGGTGGGGGTAGCGCGCGGGCTGGCCGTGGCACATGACAGGCATGTCGTCCACCGGGACGTGAAGGAAGCCAACATCGTCGTGCGCGACGAGGATGGGGAGCCGGTGCTGTTGGACTTCGGGGCCGCCAGGCGTGAGGGGCAGACCACCCTCACCGAGGGCCTGTTCCCCCCGGGGACGCCCCACTACCGCAGCCCGGAGGCGTGGCGCTTCGGCCTGGAGCACTGGAACGACCGGCGAGTCACCTACCGGCCCGGGAAGGCGGACGACCAATACGCGCTGGGCGTGGTGCTCTACCGGCTACTCACCCGCCGCTTCCCCTTCGAGGTGGCGTGGGAGGACGAGGCCTCGGTGAAGGCCGTCATCCACCAGGAGCCCCTGCCGCCGCACATCGTCAACCCCAACGTGCCGTGGGTGGTGAGTGACGTGTGCATGAAGCTCTTGGAGAAGACGCCGGAGAAGCGCTACCCGAGCGTCCTGGAGTTGGTGAAGGAGCTGTCGCACCTGATGGCCCGTGCGGATGCTTCCTGGCAGGTGCCCCTGCATGACGGCCCCCGTGGAGCGAGGCGAGGCCGCCGGGCAGCCGCGGCGCGCGAGAAGCCCGAGGCGGCCGTGCCCCCCGTGGAGCCCACCCCGGCGACACCGACTCCGGCCACGGTGGCGCATGTGCCCGTGCAGGCCATGGCGCTCCAGGCGCTTCGGCGTGCGGCGGTGTGGATGGCCGTGCTGGTGGGCGTGGCCCTTACCGGGTGGTGGCTCGCGCGGCGGTGGACGCCCGAGTCCCCATCCGTGGCGTCCTCCGCCTCCTCCCCAACGTGGAAGGCTCTTCCCGGTCAGGAAGTGGCGCCCCCGTGGCCGCCGCCGGAGATTGAGCGGGCCGCAGCTCCGCCCCCGGCGAAGCAAACCCCTGCGGTCGTCGCCTCGCTGGTGACGCGACCCAAGGACGACGCCTTGAAGAAGCAGCAGGCCCCCAGGCCCCCGGGGGACAAGCAGCAGAAGGGGCTCCTCTCACCCTTGGCGAAGTGGTGTGTCGGTGCCGCCGCTGCCGCCAACACGGCGTGTCCCGGTGCCCAGGTGCGTCCCGCCCCCGAAGGCGAGCCGTGCCCGGCGGGTGCCGTCGAAACCATGACCGAAACGCTCGGCATCGGAATTGGGGACACGGGCCTCGTCGACCTCATCCGCGAAGACTCCAAATTCATCACCGTGCGCGAGGGCGTCACGTCCGCGAGGTTGCTTATCGGGGGCAGCCTCGAAGGACTACCAGGCCCTCATTGGAAGCTGCCAAAGGAGACCATCCTCTCCGGCAAGCTCCATTTCGGAGACGGTCGCGCCTATTTCCGTTTCACCGAGGCCCGAACACCCACGGGGGACACGTTCAAGGTCTGCCTGGAGGCGGGGGCCGAGGGTAGAAGTGGCGTCCCAGTGAAGCCCGATGGCGGACCGGAAACCGCCAAGGTCTTTTCCTCCATGGGCGTGGAGGCGGTGCGCCGTTTCGAGTAG
- a CDS encoding efflux RND transporter periplasmic adaptor subunit, with product MKLIRTPLVAGLAAVGMAAASLSLSGCRADAAPTPATPAATPGVQSVTLAAPRAVRSTPREEVTGTLFPSQSLQVGFEVGGRLEKVRVKKGQTVQEGQMLGQLNPEIADAQLAQAQASVAAAEVSAAMAADVAERNAKLQQQGNVSDLQNRTSSTQARQAEAQLLAARAQLAQAQAGRRKHDLKAPFPGTVTDAPEQVGAIVGPGVALFSLENVSTLLLKTTVAESTRARLKPGTRVRVEVIGGSTFTDEAVIRTVIPSADPATRRIPVDILVPNKDGRFVANTLARVVLPLGEAEEAHALPTSALSSSGGDHVFVVAPSGEVRRVDVQVLERGVREVVVKAAAPLDKVVEYLTPSLTEGTRVSVK from the coding sequence GTGAAACTCATCAGGACGCCGCTCGTCGCCGGGCTCGCCGCCGTGGGCATGGCCGCCGCTTCGTTGTCCCTCTCGGGTTGCCGCGCGGACGCGGCCCCGACTCCCGCGACTCCGGCCGCCACGCCGGGCGTGCAGTCGGTGACGCTCGCCGCGCCGCGCGCCGTGCGCAGCACCCCCCGTGAGGAGGTGACGGGCACGCTCTTCCCCTCCCAGTCGTTGCAGGTGGGCTTCGAGGTCGGAGGCCGGCTGGAGAAGGTGCGGGTGAAGAAGGGTCAGACGGTGCAGGAGGGCCAGATGCTCGGCCAGCTCAATCCGGAGATCGCCGACGCCCAGCTCGCCCAGGCCCAGGCCTCGGTGGCCGCCGCCGAGGTGAGCGCCGCGATGGCCGCGGACGTGGCCGAGCGCAACGCGAAGCTGCAGCAGCAGGGCAACGTGAGCGACCTGCAGAACCGCACCTCCAGCACCCAGGCGCGTCAGGCCGAGGCGCAACTGCTCGCGGCCCGTGCGCAGCTCGCCCAGGCGCAGGCGGGCCGCCGCAAGCATGACCTCAAGGCGCCCTTCCCCGGCACCGTCACCGACGCGCCCGAGCAGGTGGGCGCCATCGTGGGTCCGGGCGTGGCGCTCTTCTCCCTGGAGAACGTGAGCACGCTGCTGCTCAAGACGACGGTGGCCGAGTCCACCCGCGCCCGCCTCAAGCCGGGCACCCGCGTGCGCGTGGAGGTCATCGGCGGCAGCACCTTCACGGACGAGGCCGTCATCCGCACCGTCATCCCCTCCGCGGACCCGGCCACGCGCCGCATTCCGGTGGACATCCTCGTGCCCAACAAGGACGGCCGCTTCGTGGCCAACACCCTGGCGCGCGTCGTGCTGCCGCTGGGTGAGGCGGAGGAGGCCCACGCCCTGCCGACGAGCGCGCTGTCCTCCTCCGGGGGGGACCATGTGTTCGTGGTGGCGCCCTCGGGCGAGGTGCGCCGCGTGGACGTCCAGGTGCTCGAGCGCGGAGTGCGCGAGGTGGTGGTGAAGGCCGCCGCGCCGCTGGACAAGGTCGTCGAATACCTCACGCCTTCCCTCACCGAGGGGACGCGCGTCTCCGTGAAGTAG
- a CDS encoding TetR/AcrR family transcriptional regulator produces the protein MARPADPHARAALIAAARVEFMKKGLKGARIEDITAACGLSKGAFYLHATSKEALFGEVLGEFMSALQGLIDQRREETERFFAEQGAVEASDVSERSERYERLLAMSAEGDLRTLELMWSYRDVMQVLMRGCQGTDFESLVWGFVDREVSRVAQEFRRLQSGRALRTDVPSEVIGSLIVGTYVLLAQRMSQMQEKPDLAAWANSIHLLIREGCVPRCDVAAPVEPSRESPPKTSTSSRRAPSRALSRTRSTPRSGS, from the coding sequence ATGGCCCGTCCCGCGGATCCGCACGCCCGAGCAGCACTGATCGCCGCCGCCCGGGTGGAGTTCATGAAGAAGGGGCTGAAGGGCGCGCGCATCGAGGACATCACCGCCGCGTGCGGACTCTCGAAGGGCGCCTTCTATCTGCACGCCACGTCCAAGGAGGCCCTCTTCGGGGAGGTGCTCGGCGAGTTCATGTCCGCGCTGCAGGGCCTCATCGACCAGCGGCGCGAGGAGACGGAGCGGTTCTTCGCCGAGCAGGGCGCGGTGGAGGCGAGCGACGTGTCCGAGCGCTCCGAGCGCTACGAGCGCCTGTTGGCGATGAGCGCCGAGGGGGACCTGCGCACGCTCGAGCTGATGTGGTCCTACCGCGACGTGATGCAGGTGCTCATGCGCGGCTGCCAGGGCACGGACTTCGAGTCCTTGGTGTGGGGCTTCGTGGACCGCGAGGTGTCGCGGGTGGCCCAGGAGTTCCGGCGCTTGCAGTCCGGCCGCGCGCTGCGCACGGACGTGCCCTCCGAGGTCATCGGCTCGCTCATCGTCGGCACCTACGTGTTGCTGGCGCAGCGCATGAGCCAGATGCAGGAGAAGCCGGACCTGGCCGCCTGGGCCAACTCCATCCACCTGCTCATCCGCGAGGGCTGCGTGCCCCGGTGTGACGTGGCCGCCCCGGTGGAGCCGTCGCGCGAGTCGCCACCGAAGACTTCGACTTCTTCGCGCCGGGCCCCGTCCCGCGCGCTTTCCCGCACTCGCAGTACCCCGAGGTCAGGATCGTGA
- the rnz gene encoding ribonuclease Z, with protein MSILRLTFLGTSAAQPTLHRNLSGLAVKANTDLLLFDCGEGSQRQMVRYGTGFTVDAVFFTHFHADHYLGIIGFLRTLGMMGRDSAVQLYGPPTARRLLNQAVHLGVESLSFPVEIHELRDGDTVRRRGYSVQAVAVDHRINALGYVLQEDERPGKFNLEKVKALGVPSGPLYGQLQRGEPVQLADGRTIRPEEVVGEPRPGRRLVISGDTRPCPAMVKASREADLLIHESTFSDDEQARALETRHSTAREAAQVAREAGARRLILTHLSSRHDTDPSRLLAQAREEFKGPVEVAHDGLTVELPLRD; from the coding sequence ATGTCCATCCTCAGGCTCACCTTCCTCGGCACCTCGGCCGCCCAGCCGACGTTGCACCGCAACCTCTCCGGACTCGCGGTGAAGGCCAACACGGATCTGCTCCTCTTCGACTGTGGCGAGGGCAGCCAACGGCAGATGGTGCGCTATGGCACCGGCTTCACCGTGGACGCCGTCTTCTTCACCCACTTCCACGCCGATCACTACCTGGGCATCATCGGCTTCTTGCGCACGCTCGGGATGATGGGGCGCGACAGTGCCGTGCAGCTCTATGGGCCCCCCACCGCGCGCCGGCTCCTGAACCAGGCGGTGCACCTGGGCGTGGAGTCCCTGTCCTTCCCGGTGGAGATCCACGAGCTGCGCGATGGCGACACCGTGCGGCGGCGCGGCTATTCGGTGCAGGCGGTGGCGGTGGATCACCGCATCAACGCGCTCGGCTACGTGCTGCAGGAGGACGAGCGCCCGGGGAAGTTCAACCTGGAGAAGGTGAAGGCGCTCGGGGTGCCGTCCGGGCCGCTCTACGGCCAGCTCCAACGGGGCGAGCCGGTGCAACTGGCCGACGGCCGCACCATCCGCCCCGAGGAGGTCGTCGGCGAGCCACGTCCCGGCCGGCGGCTGGTCATCTCCGGGGACACCCGCCCCTGCCCCGCGATGGTGAAGGCCTCGCGGGAGGCGGATCTGCTCATCCACGAGTCCACCTTCTCCGATGACGAGCAGGCGCGGGCCCTGGAGACGAGGCACTCGACGGCGCGCGAGGCGGCCCAGGTGGCGCGCGAGGCGGGTGCCCGACGGCTCATCCTCACGCACCTGTCCAGCCGCCACGACACGGATCCATCCCGGCTGCTCGCCCAGGCGCGCGAGGAATTCAAGGGCCCCGTCGAGGTGGCCCATGACGGGCTCACCGTGGAGCTGCCCCTGCGCGACTGA
- a CDS encoding YkgJ family cysteine cluster protein yields MKDGPLRRSIKRLARLRYDFDLAVTRLLLRARGEPRYRLTGACNGCGRCCESPTLAVSRPVFFLRSLRWLVLTWHRLVNGFEYVGEDRRHRLFVLCCTHYDPTTKQCDSYDSRPGMCRDYPRNLAFEALPEFFPECGYSAVYKKAEPLRQALKNSNLSPEKYEELVRKLHLRE; encoded by the coding sequence ATGAAGGACGGGCCCCTTCGCCGGAGCATCAAACGCCTCGCACGGCTGCGCTATGACTTCGACCTCGCCGTCACGCGGCTGCTCTTGCGTGCCCGGGGAGAGCCGCGCTACCGGCTGACGGGCGCGTGCAACGGGTGTGGCCGCTGCTGTGAATCGCCCACCCTCGCCGTGAGCCGGCCCGTCTTCTTCCTGCGCTCGCTGCGCTGGCTCGTGCTCACCTGGCACCGGCTCGTCAACGGCTTCGAGTACGTGGGCGAGGACCGCCGGCACCGGCTCTTCGTCTTGTGCTGCACGCACTACGATCCCACGACGAAGCAGTGCGACTCCTACGACAGCCGGCCGGGGATGTGCCGCGACTACCCGCGCAACCTCGCCTTCGAGGCCCTGCCGGAGTTCTTCCCCGAATGCGGCTACTCGGCCGTCTACAAGAAGGCCGAGCCGCTGCGCCAGGCCCTCAAGAACAGCAACCTCTCGCCGGAGAAGTACGAGGAGCTGGTGCGCAAGCTGCACCTGCGCGAGTAG